In Desulfosporosinus youngiae DSM 17734, the genomic stretch ACAACAATTGCTCCAATCTATCCGAAGAAACAGAAGTCGTAGGAAATGCACCTTGCCCATGCTGCGAATTTTTCACGATTCCGAACGATGGGGATGCTCTCGCTTACATCTGCCCTGTCTGCTTTTGGGAAATTGATTTTTTTATTCAGTCGGAAAAGGAGACAAGCGACCAAAATCATGGATTGTCTTTATCCGGGGCAAGAAATAACTATATAAAATACGGTGCTGTAATGCCTGAACTAAAGATTTATTGCAGAAGCCCCAAAGAGTCTGAATTCCCAAGAAAATGAGATTTACACACTGACTATTATTCAATAGTTAACTCGACTTAGACAAAACAAAAACCCATGAAATATCGTTGGTTTTTGTTTTTAGAGTCGGAAGGCATATGGAGCAATCCTAAGAATCCGTTAGAAAAGCTAACTCCGGAGGGTGCGTTTTATCAAGAAAAGGTCAGTCTCAATGGTTTTGATTTTAACTGACAGGACATGAAAGCGGTTTGTGACCTGTGCCGCTCTTTCCCAAGCTTGTTGGAAAGAAAAATTTCCGCGTCGGCGGGTACATAACGATAGCTCAAAAGCCAACAATCAGGTATTGACTTTTTATCCTTCATCAGGTAGCCTTAATAAGCTGGATATTAATAACTATCCAGCTTATTTTTATCATTAAGGAAGTGAGACAATGGACGGCGATCCCCGAAGTCCGCTAAGAGGCTTCAAACCCCAATGTGATGACATAGACCAAGTAGTCGGCTGCGTTTTTCGCGGGCTGTTGTTCACTGTGCATTTGTACTGATGGGTTAATTTGCCTGCGCATATACTGCCGTCTATCTGGACGGCTTTTTTTGTTGGCTTTTTGTGTTTTCACTGGGGAATATTTCAAGAAAGAAAGGAATGATTCCAGTGAACTTCATGAACGGAAAAAGCCTGGGCAGGCAGATTCAAAAAAACAAGCATGACACCGAAGTAAAGCTCCACTCCTATGCTTTCCTGACGGCAGAGGAACTTTTTTCACACCTGTCTACCACACAGGCGGGTCTCACAAGTGAAGAAGCCGAAAACAGGCAGGCTGAATTTGGGAAAAACGTAATCACTGTAGGAAATAAAAATACGCTGCTGCATAGATTGAGGGAAGCAGTCGTCAACCCTTTTAACCTCATTTTGCTTCTTATTGCCATTATCACGTATTTTACGGATGTCGTCGCGTCGTCAAGACCCGACTATCTCACCGTTATCATCATTTTATCCCTGGTCCTTTTGTCCAGCTTGGTTGCCTTCATACAGAGCCAGCGCTCCAACGCCGCCGCTGAAAAGCTGTCAAAAATGATTTCCAACAAAGCAGATGCCTGGCGGGATGGAAAGCTGACTGAAATTCCCATGGATGAGATCGTTCCCGGGGATATTGTCCGTCTTTCGGCAGGCGACATGCTCCCGGCGGACGTACGTTTTCTGACAACCAAGGACACCTTTGTCGCCCAGGCGGCTTTGACCGGCGAATCCAATCCCGTAGAGAAATTCAGCGACATACGCAACAACCAGTATGACGGACTGACGGATTTAGGAAACATCGGTTTCATGGGGTCCAATATTGTGAGCGGCAGCGCGACGGCCATGGTGCTGGCGACCGGCAACAGCACGTATTTCGGATCAATGGCAAAATCCCTGTCCGGCGACAGGGCCAAAACCAGTTTTGAGCGCGGTGTAGATTCAGTCAGCGGCCTTCTGGTCCGAATGATGCTAGTCATGGTTCCCATCGTATTTTTGATTAACGGATTGGCTAAAAGTGACTGGGCGGGTGCGCTGCTTTTTGCCATCAGTATTGCAGTGGGGCTTACACCGGAAATGCTGCCCGTCATTATGACCTCAACACTGGCCAAAGGCGCGGTCTCCATGTCAAAGCATAAGGTTATTGTCCGCACCCTCGGCGCAATCCAAACCTTTGGCGAAATGGATGTGCTTTGCACCGATAAAACCGGAACGCTGACTGAGGATAAGATCGTACTGGAAAAGTACATGAACCTCCACGGCGAGGATGATACCCGCATACTCCGCCACGCTTACCTCAACAGCTATTTCCAAACAGGCCTCAAAAATCTCATTGACCTGGCCATTATCAACCGGGCTGTGCAGAACGGGCTGCAAACTATGCCGGCCGCTTATAACCTGGTGGATGAAATCCCCTTTGATTTTTCCCGGCGCAGGATGAGCGTGGTTTTAACGGACAAAAGCGGGAAACGGCAGCTTATTACCAAAGGCGCGGTGGAAGAGATCATCGCCATCTCCTCCTTTGTGGAAATGAGCGGACGCGTTATGCCAATGGATGAAGAAAGCAGACGCCTGGCCTTGGCAACCTACGAAAAGTACAATGCCGACGGACTGCGGATGATTGCCGTAGCGCAGAAAAATGAAGTTCCCGGCAGCGGGGCTTTTAGTGTGGCCGATGAACGGGATATGGTTTTAATCGGCTTTGTAGGCTTTCTTGACCCGCCTAAAGAGAGCGCCAGGGCAGCGATAACAGCACTCCGTGAACACGGCATGCGAACGGTTGTACTCACCGGAGACAGCGAAGGCGTAGCCGTGAAGGTTTGCGGTAAGGTAGGTGTGAATACTTCCCGTCTGTTGACAGGCCGCGACATAGAGCAGATGGATGACGCCGCATTACTGGATGCGATAACCAGCTGCGACTTGTTTGCGAAGTTGTCGCCATCTCAAAAAGAACGGGTGGTGAGAGCTTTTCAAACGGCAGGTCATACGGTTGGCTATATGGGTGACGGCATCAACGACGCACCTCCGCTGCGCCAGGCGGATGTGGGAATTTCGGTGGACAGCGCCGTGGATATTGCCAAAGAGACCGCCGACATCATCCTGCTGAAAAAAGATTTGATGGTGCTTGAAGAGGGCGTCATCGAAGGCCGCCGCACCTTCGGGAATATCATCAAATATATCAAGATGGCGGCAAGCGGCAATTTTGGCAACATGATCTCGGTTATTGCGGCCAGCATCTTCCTGCCCTTTTTACCAATGCTGCCGGTGCAGATATTGACGCAAAACCTGCTGTGCGATTTATCTCAAATGGGCATACCCTTTGACAGCGTGGATAAGGAATACATCAGAAAGCCGCGCAAATGGGAAACACAGTCCATTAAGTCGTTTATGGCGTTTTTGGGGCCGCTAAGCTCCGTTTTTGATATCGTCTGCTTTGCTGTTATGTGGTGGGCTATCGGTGCCAATACGGTAGAGCTGTCGCCGTTGTTTCAATGCGGATGGTTTGTCTTCGGGACGGTATCTCAGGTGCTGGTTATCCACATGATTCGCACGGCTAAATTGCCGTTCCTGCAAAGCACGCCATCCATACCGCTTTTCTTGTCCACCTTTGTTGTAGCAGTGGTCGCGCTTGCAACCGGTTTTACAGACTTTGCAATCGGTCTTGATATGCATCGCCTGCCGCTCGTGTTAATCCCGTGGCTGGCTATTATTCTGGCCGGATATCTTCTGTGCGTACAGCTTGCCAAAAAGGTGTATGTGCGTCGGTATGGGGAATGGATGTAATACAAAATACAAACGTCATGAAGGTCATGGAAAGTCAGGTCAAAAAGATGCCAATATTCAACTTTCTATCATGCTCATAACCAGTGTTTGCTCAACAACAACGAGATCCTTCTCCCAGGCTCGTACCAAGAATCTTACGCGCGTAAGATTCTTGGTACGAGCCTATTTGGTGAATCCCCTCCTTATCATTGACAATATCCACGCCGCCGTGGGTTCGAAGAAGGTCACAAGAGAGCAGCCTTTGACACCGATAAGTACAGAAAAATAGCCTCTGCAGAAGCAAAGACTATTTATTCAACAGGAAGAGGATCTTCTCAAACTTTTTTTCTGACAATATCTCATTTGTTAGAAATTCACCCTTGTAAAACAGACTATACGTGGTAAACGGAGCCGGCGCATTTTGTGCTTGCTCTGCTGTTTCAATATGGATACTTTTGAACTCTACCCCTTTTTGCTTTGCCTCTTTTTCAATAAGCGGAACATATTTAGCAGTAAAAGGACATTGATTCGTATAGTACAAAACGAAGCCTTGCTCACTGATTTTTGGTGTTTTCACATGGTCTTTAAATCCTGGCTTTGGTGCATTTCCCTCAAAGGGCAAATATAAAAGCTCATAAGAAGGCTCCGCTGTGTCAGCTAATACAAACCCTTTGTATCTTAAAAACTTAGGATCAGAAAGAAAAGGCAATTTCTTTTTTGATGATAATGCAACCAATCCTTTTTTACCCTTTTCCTTGCTGTCCCTGATGCATTCATCTAAAAGCAAACCGGCGTTCCCTTGCCCCTTAAACTGTCCGGACACCCAAAGACAGTTAATATACATATACCCATCAGCTTCAATGGGTGACCACGCTTTTTCTGCAGGGATATATTCTATAAAACATTTACCACGCACGTCACACTTTTTGAAAACCAGTCCATCGGCAAATCTTTTAGAAAGCCACTGCTTTTTCGATGCGACTTGACAGTCTTTGTTATTTGAAATTGCACAACAGATATGCTCTTTCTCAAGATTATCCTTTGTTAAAGTTATAATTTTAATGTTGCAATGGGTTAATTCCACAATTAGCTTCCTTTTCCTTCCTGCCGGGCATTGCCATGGACAGAATCAAGGATAAGCCGGAGATG encodes the following:
- a CDS encoding N-acetyltransferase gives rise to the protein MKIITLTKDNLEKEHICCAISNNKDCQVASKKQWLSKRFADGLVFKKCDVRGKCFIEYIPAEKAWSPIEADGYMYINCLWVSGQFKGQGNAGLLLDECIRDSKEKGKKGLVALSSKKKLPFLSDPKFLRYKGFVLADTAEPSYELLYLPFEGNAPKPGFKDHVKTPKISEQGFVLYYTNQCPFTAKYVPLIEKEAKQKGVEFKSIHIETAEQAQNAPAPFTTYSLFYKGEFLTNEILSEKKFEKILFLLNK
- a CDS encoding CPCC family cysteine-rich protein produces the protein MKKRRKLYLPDNNCSNLSEETEVVGNAPCPCCEFFTIPNDGDALAYICPVCFWEIDFFIQSEKETSDQNHGLSLSGARNNYIKYGAVMPELKIYCRSPKESEFPRK
- the mgtA gene encoding magnesium-translocating P-type ATPase, whose amino-acid sequence is MIPVNFMNGKSLGRQIQKNKHDTEVKLHSYAFLTAEELFSHLSTTQAGLTSEEAENRQAEFGKNVITVGNKNTLLHRLREAVVNPFNLILLLIAIITYFTDVVASSRPDYLTVIIILSLVLLSSLVAFIQSQRSNAAAEKLSKMISNKADAWRDGKLTEIPMDEIVPGDIVRLSAGDMLPADVRFLTTKDTFVAQAALTGESNPVEKFSDIRNNQYDGLTDLGNIGFMGSNIVSGSATAMVLATGNSTYFGSMAKSLSGDRAKTSFERGVDSVSGLLVRMMLVMVPIVFLINGLAKSDWAGALLFAISIAVGLTPEMLPVIMTSTLAKGAVSMSKHKVIVRTLGAIQTFGEMDVLCTDKTGTLTEDKIVLEKYMNLHGEDDTRILRHAYLNSYFQTGLKNLIDLAIINRAVQNGLQTMPAAYNLVDEIPFDFSRRRMSVVLTDKSGKRQLITKGAVEEIIAISSFVEMSGRVMPMDEESRRLALATYEKYNADGLRMIAVAQKNEVPGSGAFSVADERDMVLIGFVGFLDPPKESARAAITALREHGMRTVVLTGDSEGVAVKVCGKVGVNTSRLLTGRDIEQMDDAALLDAITSCDLFAKLSPSQKERVVRAFQTAGHTVGYMGDGINDAPPLRQADVGISVDSAVDIAKETADIILLKKDLMVLEEGVIEGRRTFGNIIKYIKMAASGNFGNMISVIAASIFLPFLPMLPVQILTQNLLCDLSQMGIPFDSVDKEYIRKPRKWETQSIKSFMAFLGPLSSVFDIVCFAVMWWAIGANTVELSPLFQCGWFVFGTVSQVLVIHMIRTAKLPFLQSTPSIPLFLSTFVVAVVALATGFTDFAIGLDMHRLPLVLIPWLAIILAGYLLCVQLAKKVYVRRYGEWM